The stretch of DNA TATTATGTTTTGGGTGAAACGAGCTGGTCTCTGATCTGTGAATTATGATACGTATCCGCTGAACATTGGGCATATTGTGGATGCTCTGTTTGTCGCTGGTTCTAATCCGATATATGGATAACCCACAATATCTATCGCGCGCTCTACGAGGCGCCCAAACCGACGGGTTATGGCTGTTCTATCGCTATTTGCCCCTTATCGGGGCAAGAGGCCAGGGCCTTTAAAAAGCATGAATTGAATGCAACGATATGGTTTTGAACATTACAATTTTGAATTTTGGAATTGTTTAGTATTTAGAGTTTAGAATTTAGGATTTCCTTGTTGGATGATAAGGCATAAAATAAGCCATTGCAATCAACTCATGCAATGGCTCATTTTATTTTTGTGGAGACTATGGGGCTCGAACCCATGACCTCCACGCTGCCAGCGTGGCGCTCTAGCCAACTGAGCTAAGTCCCCTTATTTTTTTGCAACCGCAAATCTAATATTTTTATTGTTCACGGAAAAACTTTTTATCCTGGATCATTCATAAACGAACAGCCTGTCCCGCTGAAGAAGCGGGATAGTGAAGTTTATGAATGCGCGATGGTTTGCGGGTAGGATCCAGGCTCGCCTTCGCGAAGCTTCGGCGGAGCAAGGTAACCCCGCATTAGAAAAACCGGCTTTTTGCGAAATTTATTGAAGCAAAAAGCCAGGTTTTTCAATAGCGTCAGAATTATTCTTGAATAATTCGGGTTATAAAAATCCTATGTTAACAGCATGTCAAATGAACAGGGACTTTTTCATTACCCGGTTGTCATTATAATATATATATTTGTGCACTCGTTTCAAATTGGGCTAATGTCATGATTATGGATGTTTTTCATACAACACAAAACCTTCAGGAGAAAATATCTGACTTGAAAAAAGGAGGAAGCAGTATTGGCTTTGTACCTACAATGGGCGCTTTGCATCAGGGACATCTTTCGTTGGTTGATGCTAGTACCCGTGATAACGATGTTACCGTAGTGAGCATATTTGTTAACCCTACCCAGTTCAATCAGCGGGAAGATTTTGATCAGTATCCCCGTGACTTGGACGGAGACATCAAAAAGCTGGGGGATGCCGGGGCGAATATCATTTTTACACCCACGGAGAATGAGATGTATCCCGAACCGGATAACCGGGTGTTTGATTTCGGGCAATTGGACAAGGTGATGGAAGGCAGACACCGTCCGGGACATTTTAATGGCGTAGCCCAGATTGTAAGCAGGTTGTTTGACATTGTCAAACCCCACCGGGCTTATTTTGGGGAAAAGGATTTTCAGCAACTGGCCATTATACGGGATCTGGTCTCCCAGCTCAACATGGACATTGAAATTATAGCCTGCCCGATCATCAGAGAAGCCGATGGTCTGGCCAAAAGTTCCAGGAATGCTCGTTTGAATAAAGAGCAGCGTAAACATGCACCGAAAATAGCAGAAGCCATCCATAAAGCCCGGGATCTGGCCGGCGAATATTCGGTGGATCAGGTAAAACAAAAAGTAATAAATGAATTAAACCAGGATCCCTATATTGATGTTGAGTATTTTGAAATTGTAGACGAGAAAACCCTTCAGCCCATCGGACAGTGGGATGATACTTATTATAAACGGGCTTGTGTAGCAGCATGGGTAGGAAGGGTGCGTTTGATAGATAATGTTCCATATTATTTTTAACTTTGCATCGGATAATCTGTAAGCTATGAATATAGAAGTATTAAAATCAAAGATACATAAGGTTACCGTTACTGATGCCAAACTTCAGTACTCCGGGAGCATCACCATTGACGAGGATTTAATGGATGCCGGGGATATCATAGAAAATGAGAAGGTACAGGTGCTCAATCTCAGTAATGGTGAACGGCTGGAAACTTATGTGATCAAAGGTGAGCGGGGTTCGGGAGAAATCTGCATGAACGGACCAGCCGCCCGTAAAGCGGTTGTCGGTGATATAGTGATCATTATATCTTACGCTTCCATGGATTTTGAGGAAGCCAAAAATTATAAACCTACATTGTTATTTCCTGATACTTCAACCAATAAACTCGTATAGATTTTTTGAGCAGATCGATTTTCAAAGCACTACGTTTCATTGTATTTCTTGCCATAGGGCTTATATTGCTCTATTTTGCCTTTCGTGACGTCAGTTTTGAAGAGTTGTTGGCCAGTCTCCAAAAGGCTGATTTGAAATGGGTAACTTTTACTTTGGCATTTGGACTGGTGGGATATATCAGCCGGGCTTACCGCTGGAAACTGCTGATCAAGCCGCTCAATTATGATCCGCCGCTAAAGAATGTATTTTATGCATTGATGATTGGCTATACAGCCAATTTTGCATTTCCCCGCATAGGAGAGATCAGCCGTTGCGGATCGTTGCAAAGGTCTGACAAAATACCCCTCGATTCCCTGTTGGGCACTGTAATCATAGAAAGAGCCATTGACCTGGTGATGCTTCTCTTTATACTGATTGTGGTTTTCTTTTCCAAGATCGGATTTTTTGGAGCCTTCTTAAAAAATAACATATTTGAACCTCTACTGAACCGCGTCTTGCAGTTCTTTCAGCTTTCTGTTATGAACTGGGTGATATTCATAGCCTCAGTTATTGTACTGATTTTTTTGATCAGGTTTCTGAATCGGAAGTTCTCTGAAAATCCTGTTGTGAAAAAAATCAAAGAGTTGGTAAGGGGTGTGTTTGTGGGATTGAAAACAATTGTCCGGATGCGCGACAGATGGAGTTTTATTTTTCATACGCTGCTTATATGGATGATGTATTTCTTAATGACCTATGTTCTTTTGTTTTCTTTTCCCGCTACTTCACAATTGGGTCCGCTGGATGGATTATTCCTGCTTGTTATAGGTGGATTGGGCATGTCGGCACCTGTTCAGGGGGGTATAGGGGCATTTCACTGGATCATTTCGGCAGGTTTATCACTTTATGGAGTTTCCAGAGTTGATGCGGTGGCTTATGCCACATTATCTCACGAATCCCAGGCATTTTTTGCCATCTTTTTGGGCGCACTGTCTTTTATGATGCTTATGATACAAAAAAGAAGAGCCTTAAAAATACATAAAAAATAAATCATGGATTATTTGGATGTGATCAAGGAGAAAATCATTACGGACGAAACGCTCGGGCCCCTTCTCACCTACTGGAGACTGAAAGATAACCGGATTGTGTTTACCAATGGCTGTTTTGATATCCTGCACCGGGGGCATATAGAATATTTGTCCAAAACTGCCTCTTTGGGCGATATTGTGGTTGTGGGGCTGAACAGCGACCGGTCTGTACGGAAAATCAAAGGAAATGACCGGCCCCTCCAGGATGAATACTCAAGGGCATTGGTTATGGCATCACTCAAGCAGGTAACCGGTGTATACCTGTTTGATGAGGAGACTCCCTACAATCTGATCACCAGGGTGAAGCCCGATGTGTTGGTTAAGGGAGGAGATTATAAGGTAGAAGAGATCGTGGGCGCTGATGTTGTTAAGGCCTATGGCGGAGAGGTAGTGACCATTGACTTTCTGAAGGGATATTCAACAAGTGGGCTTATTGAAAAATTACAAAAGACAAGCAACAAATAACAAACAAATTCCAAATAACAAATCAAGAAATGATCCAAACAAGATCCGTATAGGTTTGGAATTTGTAGTTTTGATTTATTGGATTTTATTTGTTATTTGGAATTTGTAAATTGGGATTTTCCCATTTACATTATAAGTAAAAGAAAGACAATCAAATTTTTTCAATTTAACCAGGCATTTCTGATTTCGGAAGAACATGGCCAAAAAGAAGAACATATATATCTGCCAGAACTGTGGGGCTGAGTCCTCCAAATGGCTTGGACGCTGTCCTTATTGCAATGAATGGAATACCTATGTAGAAGAAACAATACAGCCTGAAGGGAAAAACACCGGCTTTTCAGATAAAACCGCCGATATACAACCGCTGTCCACCATTTCTCTGGATGACGAAAAGCGTTTGTCCACCCATTACAGTGAAGTGGACCGGGTGTTAGGGGGTGGTATGGTCCCTGGTTCTCTGGTGCTGGTAGGTGGCGAACCCGGAATCGGTAAGTCCACTCTGGCATTGCAGATGGCGCTCAAATCCAAAGGTGTCAAAGTGCTTTATATTTCCGGTGAAGAAAGTTTAAAGCAGCTCAAGTTACGTTCAGACCGGCTTAAAGCTGATGACAACGAAATATATCTTCTTAATGAAACCTCCCTGGAACGGGTTCTGGAACAGGCAAAGCAATTCTCACCCGATCTGCTGATTGTCGATTCCATACAAACCCTGTTCTCCGAAAATTTTGATTCCGCTCCGGGAAGTGTTTCCCAGGTCCGGCAGTCTGCAACCCGTTTGTTGTATTTTGCCAAATCTACCTCGATTCCGGTTTTGGTGATCGGACATATCAATAAAGAGGGAAGCATAGCCGGACCCAAAGTTTTGGAACACATCGTAGATGTGGTGTTGCAATTTGAAGGCGACCACAATTATGTGTACAGGGTTTTGAGGGCCCTGAAAAATCGTTTTGGTTCCACCAGTGAGCTGGGTATTTTCGAGATGAGCCAGTCCGGACTGGAGGAGGTGCTAAATCCGTCCAAACATCTGGTGAATCAATACCACAATGATCTGAGCGGAGTGGCCATTGCTTCCACCATAGATGGCATCAGACCATTTTTGGTGGAAATCCAGTCGCTGGTAAGCCCTGCCTCTTATGGTACGCCCCAACGTACCAGCACTGGCTTCGATGCAAGGCGGTTATCCATGCTGCTGGCTGTGCTGGAGAAAAGGGCAGGTGTGAGTTTGTTCAATAAGGATGTTTTTCTGAACCTGGCGGGCGGCATTAAGGTTGTGGACCCCGCCATAGATCTGGCCATTGTCTCTTCCATTCTTTCTTCTTTTATAGATAAACCGGTGGATATGAAGACCTGTTTTACCGGTGAAGTTGGGTTATCCGGAGAGATCCGTGCCGTTACGCAGATTGAAAAAAGGGTGCAGGAAGCTGATAAACTGGGATATAAACGAATGTTTCTTTCCGAATACAATTCCATACAATCGGATAAGGCCAGGATAGGCCTGGAGTACGTCAATACGGTCGGACAATTGTTTTACAAACTTTTCGGGGGCTCCAATGAATGATCCGCTTCTTTCCATAGAAAACCTCACCATCGGATTTCCTTCCAACCAGGGAACATTTTATGCCACGAAGGAGATAAGCCTGGAAGTTTCAACGGGCAGATCTTTAGGTATCGTAGGCGAATCGGGTTCGGGCAAATCGATAACAGCCCTTTCCGTGCTGAATCTTTTGCCTCCCTCTGCTACTGTATTGAGTGGAAAGATAAGTTACCGCATGGAAAAGGATTATTGGGTGGATATTTTAAAGGCGGATCAGAAGCTGATACGAAGTATAAGGGGCAGACACATTTCCATGATATTCCAGGAGCCTATGACCTCCCTCAATCCTGTTTACACCTGTGGTGATCAGGTGTCGGAGATTATGATCAGGCATCTGGATTACTCTCATAAAAAGGCCCGGGAGAAAGCAGAACATCTTTTTCGGGAAGTGGAGCTACCCCATCCGGGCAGGATTTTCGAGAGTTATCCCCATGAACTTTCCGGTGGACAAAGGCAAAGGGTGATGATCGCCATGGCCATCTCCTGTGATCCCGATCTGCTGATAGCCGACGAGCCAACTACGGCGCTGGATGTGACCATACAGAACTCCATACTTGTTTTGCTTAAAGGATTGAAACAGCGTTACGGCATGAGCCTGATTTTTATTTCTCATGATCTGGCTGTTGTTTCCGAAGTAGCGGATGAGATGGCTGTGATGTATAACGGCCGGATCGTGGAACAAGGCACCAGGGAGCAGATTATTCATTCCCCGGTCAATGCCTATACCCGTGGGTTGATCGCCTGTAAGCCTCCTTTGAACAGAAGGCCGGAAAGGCTGTATACACTGGCAGATTTTATGGAGGATGAAAGGCAGGATGCTGCGGCCACAATACCTGCAGAAAATTTGGGAAAAGAGCATCCGAAAGACTTAGCTCAGGAGCCTGCCCCGATTTTCACCCTGCATAATGTATCCAAAGCCTTTCCCCTGGAGCGAAATTTCTTTGGAAAGATAACTGAGAGTCTGCCTGCCATAAACGACGTGTCACTGGAAATATTCCAGGGAGAAACCCTCGGAGTGGTTGGGGAATCGGGGAGCGGTAAATCTACGCTTGCCAGGATTCTTATGAAGCTGCTTTCCTTTGATCAGGGAAGTATTTCGTTTAAAGGGAAGGATTTTACCCGTTTTACCCGTAGCGACATGCGTGCGTTCCGGCAAAACGTGCAGATTATTTTCCAGGATCCTTATTCAACGCTTAATCCCAGACTTTCTGCGGGGAAGATGATTTCCGAGCCCCTTCAATATTATGGATATTATAAGAACCGTCAGGAAAGGAAGCAGAGAACGCTGGAGCTGCTTAACGATGTCAGGCTGGGCGGGGATTTTTTAAACCGCTATCCGCACGAGTTATCCGGGGGTCAGCGGCAGCGGGTTGCCATTGCCAGGGTTTTGGCTTTAAATCCCAATTTTATCATATGCGATGAAGCCGTTTCAGCCCTCGATGTTTCTATCCAGGCCGAAGTGTTGAATTTGCTTCAGGATTTGAAAAAGCGTTATCACCTGACTTATGTTTTCATCACGCATGATTTTTCTGTGGTTCGTTTTATGTCGGACCGGGTTGCTGTGATGAAAGACGGGAGCATCATAGAAATAGGGGAATCGCATCGTGTTTTCGATTCCCCTAAAAATGATTATACACGTAAATTACTCAGTTCCATTCCGGCCATTTGATTCGGGCTAGAAGAAATCATCTTCTATGCGGTCTTTTGGCTCACCTGCTTCCACATCATCGCAATCCAGATTATAGTTAAAATCCGTAGGCCTTTCAAAGGTGTCTTGTTTGGATACCAGGTTGTTTAGCGTGGAGTCTTCGTAAGCCTTTTTTATATATTCCGCCCAGATTGGAAGCGCCATGTTGGCTCCCTGTCCCCGGGTGATGTCGTCAAAATGTATGCTGCGGTTTTCGCCACCGACCCAGACTCCTGAAACCAGGTTGGGTGTGACGCCCATGAACCACCCGTCGGATTGGTTCTGGGTAGTGCCAGTTTTCCCTGCTATCGGGTTCATGAGCTCATATGTGAATCGAACCCGGATACCTGTTCCATCTTCAACCACCCCTTTCAGAAGGTTGATCATCAGATACGCGGTCTGTTCACTGATCGCTTCACTCTCCCTGGGATTGAAAGTGGCAAGCAGATTTCCGTTCCGGTCCTCAATTCTGGTTACCAATCTGGGTTTAATATAAACCCCTTTATTGGCATAAGTGCTGTATGCTCCAACCATTTCGTTCAGGGAAACATCCGAAGTACCCAGGAATATCGAAGGCACGGGATCAATGGGACGTTC from Bacteroidales bacterium encodes:
- a CDS encoding flippase-like domain-containing protein, producing the protein MSRSIFKALRFIVFLAIGLILLYFAFRDVSFEELLASLQKADLKWVTFTLAFGLVGYISRAYRWKLLIKPLNYDPPLKNVFYALMIGYTANFAFPRIGEISRCGSLQRSDKIPLDSLLGTVIIERAIDLVMLLFILIVVFFSKIGFFGAFLKNNIFEPLLNRVLQFFQLSVMNWVIFIASVIVLIFLIRFLNRKFSENPVVKKIKELVRGVFVGLKTIVRMRDRWSFIFHTLLIWMMYFLMTYVLLFSFPATSQLGPLDGLFLLVIGGLGMSAPVQGGIGAFHWIISAGLSLYGVSRVDAVAYATLSHESQAFFAIFLGALSFMMLMIQKRRALKIHKK
- the rfaE2 gene encoding D-glycero-beta-D-manno-heptose 1-phosphate adenylyltransferase, which produces MDYLDVIKEKIITDETLGPLLTYWRLKDNRIVFTNGCFDILHRGHIEYLSKTASLGDIVVVGLNSDRSVRKIKGNDRPLQDEYSRALVMASLKQVTGVYLFDEETPYNLITRVKPDVLVKGGDYKVEEIVGADVVKAYGGEVVTIDFLKGYSTSGLIEKLQKTSNK
- the panC gene encoding pantoate--beta-alanine ligase, with translation MDVFHTTQNLQEKISDLKKGGSSIGFVPTMGALHQGHLSLVDASTRDNDVTVVSIFVNPTQFNQREDFDQYPRDLDGDIKKLGDAGANIIFTPTENEMYPEPDNRVFDFGQLDKVMEGRHRPGHFNGVAQIVSRLFDIVKPHRAYFGEKDFQQLAIIRDLVSQLNMDIEIIACPIIREADGLAKSSRNARLNKEQRKHAPKIAEAIHKARDLAGEYSVDQVKQKVINELNQDPYIDVEYFEIVDEKTLQPIGQWDDTYYKRACVAAWVGRVRLIDNVPYYF
- the radA gene encoding DNA repair protein RadA; protein product: MAKKKNIYICQNCGAESSKWLGRCPYCNEWNTYVEETIQPEGKNTGFSDKTADIQPLSTISLDDEKRLSTHYSEVDRVLGGGMVPGSLVLVGGEPGIGKSTLALQMALKSKGVKVLYISGEESLKQLKLRSDRLKADDNEIYLLNETSLERVLEQAKQFSPDLLIVDSIQTLFSENFDSAPGSVSQVRQSATRLLYFAKSTSIPVLVIGHINKEGSIAGPKVLEHIVDVVLQFEGDHNYVYRVLRALKNRFGSTSELGIFEMSQSGLEEVLNPSKHLVNQYHNDLSGVAIASTIDGIRPFLVEIQSLVSPASYGTPQRTSTGFDARRLSMLLAVLEKRAGVSLFNKDVFLNLAGGIKVVDPAIDLAIVSSILSSFIDKPVDMKTCFTGEVGLSGEIRAVTQIEKRVQEADKLGYKRMFLSEYNSIQSDKARIGLEYVNTVGQLFYKLFGGSNE
- a CDS encoding ABC transporter ATP-binding protein gives rise to the protein MNDPLLSIENLTIGFPSNQGTFYATKEISLEVSTGRSLGIVGESGSGKSITALSVLNLLPPSATVLSGKISYRMEKDYWVDILKADQKLIRSIRGRHISMIFQEPMTSLNPVYTCGDQVSEIMIRHLDYSHKKAREKAEHLFREVELPHPGRIFESYPHELSGGQRQRVMIAMAISCDPDLLIADEPTTALDVTIQNSILVLLKGLKQRYGMSLIFISHDLAVVSEVADEMAVMYNGRIVEQGTREQIIHSPVNAYTRGLIACKPPLNRRPERLYTLADFMEDERQDAAATIPAENLGKEHPKDLAQEPAPIFTLHNVSKAFPLERNFFGKITESLPAINDVSLEIFQGETLGVVGESGSGKSTLARILMKLLSFDQGSISFKGKDFTRFTRSDMRAFRQNVQIIFQDPYSTLNPRLSAGKMISEPLQYYGYYKNRQERKQRTLELLNDVRLGGDFLNRYPHELSGGQRQRVAIARVLALNPNFIICDEAVSALDVSIQAEVLNLLQDLKKRYHLTYVFITHDFSVVRFMSDRVAVMKDGSIIEIGESHRVFDSPKNDYTRKLLSSIPAI
- a CDS encoding aspartate 1-decarboxylase; amino-acid sequence: MNIEVLKSKIHKVTVTDAKLQYSGSITIDEDLMDAGDIIENEKVQVLNLSNGERLETYVIKGERGSGEICMNGPAARKAVVGDIVIIISYASMDFEEAKNYKPTLLFPDTSTNKLV